The following coding sequences lie in one Lolium perenne isolate Kyuss_39 chromosome 2, Kyuss_2.0, whole genome shotgun sequence genomic window:
- the LOC127331212 gene encoding 2-oxoglutarate-dependent dioxygenase 11, with protein MEVEAPCSGGAGESRWSQLGSSLAVRNVQALAASGPDELSADAIQRYIQPDIDAHAVLAEHSGQVPVIDLRKLLDAETLEAEAAKLKFACEEWGFFQVVNHGVPDEVIANIKNNIHRFFELPLDVKNAYAQRPGDIQGYGQAFILSHDQKLDWADMFGIFTQPSQARDMSYWPSQPGTFRNSIEEYSSQLMKLSHSIVTFIAKTLDFGPELMADKNVGQFLRMNYYPPCTSTPEKVLGFSPHSDGSFITILLEVNSVQGLQIRRHGAWVPVKPHRDALLVNVGDFLEIMSNGRYKSIEHRVTINANKERLSISAFHVPKYDGIVSPVPGSIQEEVLYKTMTVEEYARLYMSNKPDGKSNLDYAKLSLI; from the exons atggaggtggaggcgccgtGCAGTGGCGGCGCAGGTGAGAGCAGGTGGTCGCAGCTTGGATCGTCGCTCGCAGTCCGCAACGTGCAGGCCTTAGCGGCGTCCGGCCCCGACGAGCTCAGCGCCGACGCGATTCAACGGTACATCCAGCCGGACATCGATGCGCACGCCGTTCTCGCCGAGCATTCCGGCCAGGTTCCGGTGATCGATCTACGCAAGCTCCTGGACGCCGAGACCCTGGAAGCGGAGGCCGCCAAGCTTAAGTTTGCGTGCGAGGAGTGGGGCTTCTTTCAG GTCGTGAATCATGGAGTGCCAGACGAGGTCATCGCCAATATAAAGAACAACATTCACAGGTTCTTCGAGCTTCCCCTGGACGTGAAGAACGCCTACGCGCAGCGCCCAGGAGATATCCAAGGCTATGGCCAAGCCTTTATCCTCTCCCACGATCAGAAGCTTGACTGGGCTGACATGTTTGGGATCTTCACCCAGCCATCTCAGGCCCGTGATATGAGTTACTGGCCGAGTCAGCCTGGCACATTCAG GAATTCCATCGAAGAATACTCTTCCCAATTAATGAAACTATCTCATTCTATTGTCACATTCATTGCCAAAACACTAGATTTTGGTCCTGAATTGATGGCGGACAAAAATGTTGGCCAATTTCTAAGGATGAACTACTACCCTCCATGCACGTCAACACCAGAAAAGGTTTTAGGTTTCTCACCACATTCAGATGGATCTTTTATAACTATACTACTAGAAGTTAATTCGGTTCAAGGGCTACAAATTAGAAGACACGGAGCATGGGTCCCAGTGAAACCACATCGTGATGCGTTATTGGTGAATGTCGGTGACTTTCTTGAG ATTATGTCGAATGGGAGGTACAAGAGCATTGAGCATAGGGTCACTATAAATGCCAATAAGGAGAGGCTATCCATATCAGCATTTCACGTCCCAAAGTATGATGGGATAGTTTCACCGGTTCCGGGAAGTATACAAGAGGAGGTGTTATACAAGACAATGACAGTAGAAGAGTATGCAagactttatatgtcaaataaacCTGATGGAAAGAGCAACCTGGATTATGCAAAGTTGTCTTTAATATAA
- the LOC127331213 gene encoding RING-H2 finger protein ATL66: MSYLLSYISKMMCIKIPSSSSEAKRLEDSGGGECCVCLSRIRAGEATRRLQPCRHAFHRDCVDRWLALCKRTCPLCRVQVLPDANRPAAAAKHAGGDQLADDLVIWFSTMLVPGF, from the coding sequence ATGAGCTATCTCCTCTCATACATCTCCAAGATGATGTGCATCAAGATACCATCGTCCTCGTCGGAGGCAAAGCGGCTCGAGgacagcggcggcggcgagtGCTGCGTGTGCCTGTCGAGGATCCGGGCCGGCGAGGCCACGCGGCGGCTGCAGCCCTGCCGGCACGCGTTCCACCGCGACTGCGTCGACCGGTGGCTCGCGCTGTGCAAGCGCACCTGCCCGCTCTGCCGGGTGCAAGTACTCCCCGATGCTAACAGGCCAGCTGCGGCGGCAAAGCACGCCGGCGGCGACCAGCTCGCCGACGACCTCGTCATCTGGTTCTCCACCATGCTCGTCCCAGGATTCTGA